A genomic segment from Cyanobium sp. NIES-981 encodes:
- the ispF gene encoding 2-C-methyl-D-erythritol 2,4-cyclodiphosphate synthase: protein MRIGNGYDIHRLVPGRPLILGGQCLPHPDGLGLDGHSDADVLVHALMDALLGALALGDIGKYFPPEDPRWKGADSLVLLEQVMALVRQRGWSVVNLDAVVVAERPKLKPHIPAMQAAIAQRLGLEADQVGVKATTNERLGAEGREEGISCHAVALLQRP, encoded by the coding sequence CTGCGCATCGGCAACGGCTACGACATCCACCGGCTGGTGCCCGGCCGGCCCCTGATCCTGGGGGGGCAGTGCCTGCCGCATCCCGATGGGCTGGGGCTCGATGGCCACAGCGATGCCGATGTGCTGGTGCACGCCCTGATGGATGCCCTGCTCGGTGCCCTCGCCCTCGGCGACATCGGCAAGTACTTTCCCCCCGAGGATCCCCGCTGGAAGGGGGCCGACAGCCTGGTGCTGCTGGAGCAGGTGATGGCGCTGGTGCGGCAGCGGGGCTGGAGCGTGGTGAACCTCGACGCGGTGGTGGTGGCGGAGCGCCCGAAGCTCAAGCCCCACATTCCCGCCATGCAGGCGGCCATCGCCCAGCGGCTGGGCCTCGAGGCCGACCAGGTGGGGGTGAAGGCCACCACCAACGAACGGTTGGGTGCCGAAGGCCGCGAGGAGGGCATCTCCTGCCACGCGGTGGCCCTGCTGCAGCGGCCATGA
- a CDS encoding TIGR03792 family protein — MTPAHRLTTAALRGLLLALLLGAVGLQAGPGVRAAAAAPPAVVRPGAPARSTSSPPPRSAMAESPPEPRAEQPAEPTAEQPAGEAPAAVVEVLRLQVPTGAREAWLAAERDSWEPWLSRQDGFLGRQLFWDPEREEGLLLIRWASRAQWKAIPAEAVSEVQERFEQRARELTGSSTNPFPLVFEAELQPL; from the coding sequence ATGACCCCGGCCCATCGGCTGACGACCGCTGCCCTGAGGGGCCTGCTGCTGGCGCTGCTGCTGGGCGCCGTTGGGCTGCAGGCTGGCCCTGGGGTGCGCGCCGCTGCCGCCGCTCCCCCGGCCGTGGTCCGCCCGGGCGCTCCTGCCAGGTCCACCAGCTCTCCTCCCCCCCGATCCGCCATGGCCGAATCCCCGCCGGAGCCGCGTGCAGAGCAGCCTGCAGAGCCCACGGCGGAGCAGCCTGCAGGAGAAGCGCCAGCCGCGGTGGTGGAGGTGCTGCGGCTGCAGGTGCCGACCGGGGCCCGCGAGGCCTGGCTGGCGGCGGAACGGGACAGCTGGGAACCCTGGCTCTCCCGGCAGGACGGCTTTCTGGGGCGTCAGCTGTTCTGGGATCCCGAACGGGAGGAAGGTCTGCTGCTGATCCGCTGGGCCAGCCGGGCCCAGTGGAAAGCCATCCCCGCCGAGGCCGTGAGCGAGGTGCAGGAGCGGTTCGAGCAGCGCGCCCGCGAGCTCACGGGCAGCAGCACCAACCCCTTCCCGCTCGTCTTCGAGGCCGAGCTGCAGCCGCTCTGA
- the surE gene encoding 5'/3'-nucleotidase SurE, giving the protein MAPLKILISNDDGVFAAGIRTLANAALARGHEVTVVCPDQERSATGHGLTLQTPIRAERADELFDDGVVAWACSGTPSDCVKLALFSLLDTWPDLVLSGINHGPNLGTDVLYSGTVSAAMEGTIEGLPSLAVSSADFQWRQFVPAAAIALDVAEQMLEAGWPAGVLLNLNVPPLPAESIGQLRWCRTAVRRYTDQFDRRVDPRGRTYYWLAGEVANDLEAKVAGPADWPVDVAHVNGGGVALTPLQPELFWRGACRDLPQVVR; this is encoded by the coding sequence ATGGCCCCCCTGAAGATCCTGATCAGCAACGACGACGGGGTCTTCGCCGCCGGCATCCGCACCCTGGCCAACGCCGCCCTCGCCCGGGGGCATGAGGTGACGGTGGTGTGCCCGGATCAGGAGCGCTCCGCCACCGGCCATGGCCTCACCCTGCAGACCCCGATCCGGGCCGAGCGGGCCGATGAGCTCTTCGACGATGGCGTGGTGGCCTGGGCCTGCAGCGGCACCCCCAGCGACTGCGTCAAGCTGGCGCTCTTCTCCCTGCTGGACACCTGGCCCGATCTGGTGCTCTCGGGCATCAACCACGGCCCCAACCTGGGCACCGACGTGCTCTACTCCGGCACCGTGAGCGCGGCCATGGAGGGCACGATCGAAGGGTTGCCGTCGCTGGCGGTGAGCAGCGCCGACTTCCAGTGGCGCCAGTTCGTGCCCGCCGCCGCCATCGCCCTGGATGTGGCCGAGCAGATGCTGGAGGCGGGCTGGCCCGCCGGGGTGCTGCTCAACCTCAATGTGCCGCCGCTGCCGGCCGAGAGCATCGGCCAGCTGCGCTGGTGCCGCACGGCGGTGCGCCGCTACACCGACCAGTTCGACCGGCGGGTGGATCCCCGGGGCCGCACCTACTACTGGCTGGCCGGGGAAGTGGCCAACGACCTGGAGGCCAAGGTGGCGGGCCCGGCCGACTGGCCCGTGGACGTGGCCCATGTGAACGGCGGCGGGGTGGCGCTCACGCCGCTGCAGCCGGAGCTGTTCTGGCGGGGCGCCTGCCGCGACCTGCCTCAGGTGGTTCGGTAG
- a CDS encoding bifunctional riboflavin kinase/FAD synthetase, giving the protein MIPLRTPQEAQRPTAIALGSFDGLHRGHRRVIAAVTGPAAASEPQLIPTVVSFWPHPREVLHGEPRLRLDLPSEKLELLEPLGIRQLVLVPFDRQLAALDPEAFVDRVLVNQLDSRRIAVGTNFRFGVNRQGDTDTLAALAAARGIQVEVVPMLTDGEERLSSSRIRRALAAGDLVEAERLLQRPYRFRGVVVRGRGLGRQLGWPTANLQVDGRKFLPMEGVYAAWAQLDAAGPWLPAVMNLGPQPTVDPLAASAVEVHLLDRQVELTGRQLQVEPVALLRRQQRFDGVEALSAQIGRDAARARSLTAGVGVGEPPGHEGGDAAQQQNP; this is encoded by the coding sequence TTGATTCCCCTGCGAACACCCCAGGAGGCCCAGCGCCCCACCGCCATCGCCCTCGGCAGTTTCGATGGCCTGCACCGGGGCCATCGCCGCGTGATCGCGGCGGTGACCGGGCCGGCGGCGGCCAGCGAGCCGCAGCTGATCCCCACGGTGGTGAGCTTCTGGCCCCATCCGCGGGAGGTGCTGCACGGCGAACCGCGGCTGCGCCTCGATCTGCCCAGCGAAAAACTGGAATTGCTCGAACCGCTGGGGATTCGCCAGCTGGTGCTGGTGCCGTTCGACCGGCAGCTGGCGGCCCTCGATCCGGAGGCCTTCGTGGACCGGGTGCTGGTGAACCAGCTCGACAGCCGCCGGATCGCGGTGGGCACCAACTTCCGCTTCGGGGTGAACCGCCAGGGCGACACCGACACCCTGGCGGCGCTGGCGGCGGCCCGGGGCATCCAGGTGGAGGTGGTGCCGATGCTCACCGATGGGGAGGAGCGGCTCAGCAGCAGCCGCATCCGCCGTGCCCTGGCGGCAGGCGATCTGGTGGAAGCGGAACGGCTGCTGCAGCGGCCCTACCGCTTTCGCGGTGTGGTGGTGCGGGGGCGGGGTCTGGGCCGCCAGCTGGGCTGGCCCACCGCCAACCTGCAGGTGGACGGCCGCAAGTTCCTGCCGATGGAGGGGGTGTATGCGGCCTGGGCCCAGCTGGATGCGGCCGGACCGTGGCTGCCGGCGGTGATGAACCTCGGCCCCCAGCCCACGGTGGATCCCCTCGCTGCCTCGGCCGTGGAGGTGCATCTGCTCGACCGGCAGGTGGAGCTCACGGGCCGGCAGCTGCAGGTGGAGCCGGTGGCCCTGCTGCGCCGCCAGCAGCGCTTCGACGGCGTGGAGGCCCTCAGCGCCCAGATCGGCCGGGATGCGGCGCGGGCCCGCTCCCTAACCGCCGGGGTAGGCGTGGGTGAGCCCCCAGGCCATGAAGGTGGCGATGCCGCCCAGCAGCAGAATCCCTGA
- a CDS encoding response regulator transcription factor, whose amino-acid sequence MTPAAWVWLLGPEAEALAARLRASGYALWQEPEQEREQETAPPDVVLLSACQEQRIPELRRRLGATPLLLDVRDDTVDARAHCLSSGADDFWLSSLGPSDLLMRLRLQLGLSRSAAVPMQLLQLADLSLNPTTRQVRRGSRAVALTAREYQLLLLLLERRGTVVSRDQILRQVWDDRQATSSNVIEVYVRYLRQKLEEGGERRLIHTVRGQGYCLSERLPPLEGRG is encoded by the coding sequence ATGACGCCCGCGGCGTGGGTGTGGCTGCTCGGACCGGAGGCCGAGGCCCTCGCCGCGCGACTGCGGGCCTCCGGCTATGCCCTCTGGCAGGAGCCGGAGCAGGAACGGGAGCAGGAGACGGCCCCGCCGGATGTGGTGCTGCTTTCGGCCTGCCAGGAACAGCGGATTCCGGAGCTGCGCCGCCGCCTCGGCGCCACCCCGCTGCTGCTGGACGTGCGGGACGACACCGTGGACGCGCGGGCCCACTGCCTCAGTTCCGGTGCCGACGACTTCTGGCTCTCCAGCCTGGGCCCCAGCGATCTGCTGATGCGGCTGCGGCTGCAGCTGGGCCTCAGCAGGAGCGCGGCCGTGCCGATGCAGCTCCTGCAGCTGGCGGATCTCAGCCTCAATCCCACCACCCGCCAGGTGCGGCGCGGCAGCCGCGCGGTGGCCCTCACGGCCCGGGAGTACCAGCTGCTGCTGCTGCTGCTGGAGCGGCGCGGCACCGTGGTGAGCCGCGACCAGATCCTGCGGCAGGTGTGGGACGACCGCCAGGCCACCAGCAGCAACGTGATCGAGGTGTACGTGCGCTACCTGCGCCAGAAGCTGGAGGAGGGCGGCGAACGGCGGCTGATCCACACCGTGCGGGGCCAGGGCTACTGCCTCAGCGAGCGCCTGCCTCCCCTGGAGGGTCGCGGTTGA
- the pheS gene encoding phenylalanine--tRNA ligase subunit alpha produces the protein MSAASSTGSSPLSLEQLTGQLEALEAEAAAAIAAAATAAELEELRVGLLGKKGRLSAVLGAMGKLPGPDRPVIGQRANVLKEQVQGLLAERLAAVKGAAMAARIAAETLDVTAPCSYVPPGHRHPLLSTTEEIVDIFCGLGYRVSEGPEIETDYYNFTALNIPEHHPARDMQDTFYLADGRLLRTHTSPVQIRHLENNPPPVRVIAPGRVYRRDAVDATHSPVFHQVEVLAIDEGLDFSHLRGTVTTFLQRFFGDLPVRFRASYFPFTEPSAEVDVQWRGRWLEVMGCGMVDPAVLAEMGLDPERWSGFAAGLGVERFCMVRHGIDDIRRLYTSDLRFLEQF, from the coding sequence ATGAGCGCCGCCTCCTCCACAGGGTCCAGCCCCCTCTCCCTGGAGCAGCTCACCGGCCAGCTGGAGGCCCTCGAGGCCGAGGCCGCCGCGGCCATCGCCGCCGCCGCCACCGCCGCCGAGCTGGAGGAGCTGCGGGTGGGCCTGCTGGGCAAGAAGGGACGCCTCTCGGCGGTGCTCGGCGCCATGGGCAAGCTGCCGGGGCCAGACCGGCCGGTGATCGGGCAGCGGGCCAACGTGCTCAAGGAGCAGGTGCAGGGTCTGCTGGCCGAGCGGCTGGCGGCCGTGAAGGGCGCCGCCATGGCCGCGCGCATCGCCGCCGAAACCCTGGATGTGACAGCCCCCTGCAGCTACGTGCCGCCGGGCCACCGCCACCCCCTGCTCAGCACCACCGAGGAGATCGTGGACATCTTCTGCGGCCTCGGCTACCGGGTGTCGGAGGGGCCGGAGATCGAGACGGACTACTACAACTTCACCGCCCTCAACATCCCCGAGCACCATCCGGCCCGGGACATGCAGGACACCTTCTACCTGGCGGATGGCCGGCTGCTGCGCACCCACACCTCACCGGTGCAGATCCGTCATCTCGAGAACAACCCGCCGCCGGTGCGGGTGATCGCCCCGGGCCGCGTGTACCGCCGCGACGCGGTGGATGCCACCCACTCGCCGGTGTTCCACCAGGTGGAGGTGCTGGCGATCGACGAGGGACTCGACTTCAGCCACCTGCGCGGCACCGTGACCACCTTCCTGCAACGGTTCTTCGGCGATCTGCCGGTGCGCTTCCGGGCCAGCTACTTCCCCTTCACCGAGCCCAGTGCCGAGGTGGATGTGCAGTGGCGGGGCCGCTGGCTCGAGGTGATGGGCTGCGGCATGGTCGATCCGGCCGTGCTGGCGGAGATGGGGCTGGATCCGGAGCGCTGGAGCGGCTTCGCAGCCGGGCTCGGGGTGGAGCGGTTCTGCATGGTGCGCCACGGCATCGACGACATCCGCCGGCTGTACACGAGTGATCTGCGCTTCCTCGAGCAGTTCTGA
- a CDS encoding NfeD family protein, producing the protein MALASLIWLLVGLGLLAIEWLGAEFDGLLEAAVAALVASVLSALLPWPPLLQVAAFAVLSGLGLLALRGWEKRSRERAIPASSRSQRAEVIGGFDGGPEGRVRWQGQSWAAVCLETGAPLPPGAAVTVMGRDGNQLQVVAEGRSGST; encoded by the coding sequence ATGGCCCTGGCGTCCCTGATCTGGCTGCTGGTGGGCCTGGGCCTGCTGGCGATCGAATGGCTGGGTGCGGAATTCGACGGCCTGTTGGAGGCGGCCGTGGCGGCGCTGGTGGCGTCGGTGCTGAGTGCCCTGCTGCCCTGGCCGCCGCTGCTGCAGGTGGCGGCCTTCGCGGTGCTGAGCGGCCTGGGTCTGCTGGCCCTGCGGGGCTGGGAGAAGCGCAGCCGGGAGCGGGCGATTCCCGCCAGCAGCCGCAGCCAGCGGGCCGAGGTGATCGGGGGCTTCGACGGCGGCCCGGAAGGGCGGGTGCGCTGGCAGGGCCAGAGCTGGGCCGCCGTCTGCCTGGAGACGGGCGCCCCGCTGCCGCCCGGCGCCGCCGTGACGGTGATGGGGCGCGACGGCAACCAACTCCAGGTTGTTGCCGAAGGCAGGAGCGGCTCTACCTGA
- a CDS encoding DUF1517 domain-containing protein, producing the protein MLTLLVWAPEPALAARGGRIGGGSFRSAPSMPRSYGGGGYRGGGGGFGGGGLGFPFLIPIFGFGGGGLFGFLILMAVIGLIGNALRGAGGAPSLPGNGGGYAPRPDGPVTISQVQVGLLAAARDVQSDLRTLASRADTSSSSGLQMVLQETTLALLRHPDLWVYANAEVGQVPFASAESTFNRLSMAERSKLDAELTTNVAGRRSAAADSAGDSDASSDYIAVTLLVATRQRLSLKGAGSADQLRDSLQVLGGVSASDLLAIEVIWQPDGVGEVFSTEELLTTYPQLQHL; encoded by the coding sequence ATGCTCACGCTGCTGGTGTGGGCGCCTGAGCCCGCCCTGGCCGCCAGGGGCGGCAGGATCGGCGGCGGCAGTTTCCGTTCGGCCCCCTCGATGCCGCGCAGCTACGGCGGCGGCGGCTACCGCGGTGGCGGCGGCGGTTTCGGCGGCGGCGGGCTCGGCTTCCCCTTCCTGATCCCCATTTTCGGGTTCGGGGGTGGCGGCCTGTTCGGCTTCCTGATCCTGATGGCCGTGATCGGCCTGATCGGCAATGCCCTGCGCGGTGCCGGCGGCGCCCCGTCCCTGCCCGGTAACGGCGGCGGCTATGCGCCCCGGCCCGATGGTCCGGTCACCATCAGCCAGGTGCAGGTGGGCCTGCTCGCCGCCGCCCGCGATGTGCAGAGCGATCTGCGCACGCTGGCCTCCCGGGCCGACACCAGCAGCAGCAGCGGTCTGCAGATGGTGCTGCAGGAGACCACCCTGGCCCTGCTGCGTCACCCCGATCTCTGGGTGTACGCCAACGCCGAGGTGGGGCAGGTGCCCTTCGCCAGCGCCGAATCCACCTTCAACCGCCTGAGCATGGCCGAGCGCAGCAAGCTCGACGCGGAGCTCACCACCAACGTGGCCGGCCGGCGCTCCGCCGCCGCCGACTCCGCCGGTGACAGTGATGCCAGCAGCGACTACATCGCAGTGACCCTGCTGGTGGCCACCCGCCAGCGCCTCTCCCTGAAGGGGGCCGGCTCAGCCGATCAGCTGCGCGATTCCCTGCAGGTGCTGGGGGGGGTGTCCGCGTCGGACCTGCTCGCCATCGAAGTGATCTGGCAGCCGGATGGCGTCGGCGAGGTGTTCAGCACCGAGGAGCTGCTCACGACCTACCCCCAGCTCCAGCACCTCTGA
- a CDS encoding DUF3611 family protein — translation MADRLDLQLISAALRRLGWVRFWIQLVLAVVVVGVLVFNNIGGRLAANSSRALGLGPGISLTTLSFLLLLWCLWQSWLVVRCGRALASPVRPSRGETARLVKRGLLADLAGLSLAAVGYQAMAGSLFVQASQQVPGFFGAQIQSQPGTGGRVIGLPITSIEMFSVLGNTQVLFAHLIGLAISLWLLQRIYRTT, via the coding sequence ATGGCCGACCGCCTCGATCTGCAGTTGATCTCGGCGGCGCTGCGGCGTCTGGGCTGGGTGCGCTTCTGGATCCAGCTGGTGCTGGCGGTGGTGGTGGTGGGGGTGCTGGTGTTCAACAACATCGGCGGGCGGCTGGCGGCCAACTCCTCCCGCGCCCTGGGGCTGGGCCCGGGCATTTCGCTCACCACGCTGTCGTTCCTGCTGCTGCTCTGGTGCCTGTGGCAGAGCTGGCTGGTGGTGCGCTGCGGCCGCGCCCTGGCCAGCCCGGTGCGCCCGAGCCGGGGGGAAACCGCCCGGCTGGTGAAGCGGGGGCTGCTGGCCGATCTGGCGGGCCTCAGCCTGGCGGCCGTGGGCTACCAGGCCATGGCCGGCAGCCTGTTCGTGCAGGCCTCCCAGCAGGTGCCGGGGTTCTTCGGCGCCCAGATCCAGTCGCAGCCGGGCACCGGCGGGCGGGTGATCGGCCTGCCGATCACCTCGATCGAGATGTTCTCGGTGCTGGGCAACACCCAGGTGCTGTTCGCCCACCTGATCGGACTGGCCATCAGCCTGTGGCTGCTGCAGCGGATCTACCGAACCACCTGA
- the thiS gene encoding sulfur carrier protein ThiS: MSTPQEPPSPAPESAILIQVNGECRSCRAGLTLERVLEGLGYQPRLVVVEFNGAILPRQNWSTQAVVESDVLEVVTIVGGGS; the protein is encoded by the coding sequence ATGTCTACCCCCCAGGAGCCACCATCTCCGGCCCCGGAGAGCGCGATCCTCATCCAGGTGAACGGGGAGTGCCGCTCCTGCCGTGCCGGGCTGACGCTTGAGCGGGTGCTTGAAGGACTGGGCTACCAGCCGCGTCTGGTGGTGGTGGAATTCAACGGGGCGATCCTGCCCCGCCAGAACTGGTCCACCCAGGCGGTGGTGGAATCCGACGTGCTGGAGGTGGTCACCATCGTGGGAGGTGGTTCCTAG
- the larB gene encoding nickel pincer cofactor biosynthesis protein LarB yields the protein MVEAVWGQNKTAEQIAAIARRLLAAGEVLLATRVSAEKAQAVLAQVPELGLRHHPAAGCLTSGSLPEPPCSGGGVAVLGGGTSDLGVASEACLALRCHGIRTSLLLDVGVAGLHRLLGQLEQLRQVEVLIACAGMEGALPTVLAGLLPQPVIGVPVSVGYGVSAGGMAALHGMLASCAPGLTVVNVDNGYGAAMAALRILRGAGAGGRS from the coding sequence ATGGTGGAGGCCGTCTGGGGCCAGAACAAGACCGCCGAGCAGATCGCCGCCATCGCCCGGCGTCTGCTGGCCGCGGGCGAGGTGCTCCTGGCCACCCGGGTGTCGGCGGAGAAGGCGCAGGCCGTGCTGGCGCAGGTGCCCGAGCTGGGCCTGCGGCACCATCCAGCCGCAGGCTGCCTCACCAGCGGAAGCCTGCCGGAACCACCGTGCTCCGGCGGCGGTGTAGCGGTGCTGGGCGGCGGCACCAGCGATCTGGGGGTGGCCAGCGAGGCCTGCCTGGCCCTGCGCTGCCACGGCATCCGCACGAGCCTGCTGCTGGATGTGGGAGTGGCCGGGCTGCACCGCCTGCTGGGGCAGCTGGAGCAGTTGCGGCAGGTGGAGGTGCTGATCGCCTGCGCTGGCATGGAAGGCGCCCTGCCCACCGTGCTGGCGGGACTCCTGCCCCAGCCGGTGATCGGCGTGCCGGTGTCGGTGGGCTACGGCGTGAGCGCCGGGGGCATGGCCGCCCTGCACGGCATGCTGGCCAGCTGCGCCCCGGGGCTCACGGTGGTGAATGTGGACAACGGCTACGGCGCCGCCATGGCGGCGCTGCGCATCCTCAGAGGTGCTGGAGCTGGGGGTAGGTCGTGA
- a CDS encoding methyltransferase domain-containing protein → MPPSQPAAAGPDGTYVLGCDRLELERLGRQHAIWRDDCLRVWRQAGFGSGAKLLDLGCGPGFASLDLAELVGRDGRVLGIDSAAPYLAHLGEQARRRDLPQLQTLQWDLAAPGAPDDLTDSGHGPPGTWDGAWCRWLAMFLPQLDPLLELVQRALRPGGALVLHEYVRWDTFSLHPQGTMLRRFVARCISHWRDHGGDPDVASRLPALLGARGFRLAHCRSLMACSAATAPKAQWLQDFLASYPTQLMGAGLWSSAEQEALGRELEQGRRADSLWITPALVEMVWIRP, encoded by the coding sequence GTGCCTCCGTCCCAACCCGCAGCAGCCGGCCCGGACGGCACCTACGTGCTCGGCTGTGATCGCCTGGAGCTCGAGCGCCTGGGCCGCCAGCACGCCATCTGGCGCGACGACTGCCTGCGGGTCTGGCGCCAGGCGGGCTTCGGCAGCGGCGCGAAGCTGCTCGACCTGGGCTGCGGTCCGGGCTTCGCCAGCCTCGATCTGGCCGAGCTGGTTGGGCGCGACGGCCGGGTGCTCGGAATCGACAGCGCCGCCCCCTACCTGGCCCACCTTGGGGAGCAGGCCAGGCGCCGGGATCTGCCCCAGCTGCAGACACTGCAATGGGACCTGGCCGCTCCAGGTGCTCCTGACGACCTCACGGACAGCGGGCATGGGCCGCCCGGGACCTGGGATGGGGCCTGGTGCCGCTGGCTGGCCATGTTCCTGCCCCAGCTGGATCCCCTGCTCGAGCTGGTGCAGCGGGCCCTGCGGCCCGGTGGCGCCCTGGTGCTGCACGAATACGTGCGCTGGGACACCTTCTCCCTGCACCCGCAGGGCACGATGCTGCGCCGCTTCGTGGCCCGCTGCATCAGCCACTGGCGGGACCACGGCGGTGACCCCGACGTGGCCAGCCGCCTGCCTGCCCTGCTGGGGGCACGGGGCTTTCGCCTGGCCCACTGCCGCAGCCTGATGGCCTGCTCAGCGGCCACCGCGCCCAAGGCGCAGTGGCTGCAGGACTTCCTGGCCTCCTATCCCACCCAGCTGATGGGCGCCGGCCTCTGGAGCAGCGCGGAGCAGGAGGCCCTGGGGCGGGAACTGGAGCAGGGCCGCCGCGCGGACAGTCTGTGGATCACGCCCGCCCTGGTGGAGATGGTGTGGATCCGACCTTGA
- a CDS encoding thiamine phosphate synthase: protein MVLPPLSPQAAADTPAVRRLLDANLDRAREGLRVLEDWARFGLERADLVARCKDLRQRLGRLHGEEYKRARHTATDSGAGLTHPAQAERQRPEQVVAANASRVQEALRVLEEFGRGIDPPLAAEAATIRYALYDLDADLLRAGQDGEARRQRLAACHLYLVTSPVPDLEGVVAGALAGGVRLVQYRAKPESVGPDGAPLPDQQRLQQARALRALCGEAGALFIVNDRIDLALAVDADGVHLGQGDLPPALARRLLGPDRLIGRSTHALPQLRQAIQDGCDYVGVGPVQATPTKPGRQPVGLAYVSQAAQACPLPFFAIGGITAEGIAAVRQAGAERVAVVRAITEADDPAAASRELLSALGCSS, encoded by the coding sequence ATGGTGCTCCCCCCCCTCTCCCCGCAGGCCGCCGCCGACACCCCGGCGGTGCGGCGGCTGCTGGACGCCAACCTCGACCGCGCCCGCGAGGGCCTGCGGGTGCTGGAGGACTGGGCCCGCTTCGGCCTGGAGCGGGCGGATCTGGTGGCCCGCTGCAAGGACCTGCGCCAGCGCCTGGGGCGCCTGCACGGGGAGGAGTACAAGCGGGCGCGTCACACCGCCACCGATTCGGGCGCGGGCCTGACCCATCCGGCCCAGGCCGAGCGGCAGCGGCCGGAGCAGGTGGTGGCCGCGAATGCCTCCCGGGTGCAGGAGGCCCTGCGGGTGCTGGAGGAATTCGGGCGCGGCATCGACCCGCCCCTGGCGGCCGAGGCGGCCACCATCCGCTACGCGCTCTACGACCTGGACGCCGATCTGCTGCGCGCCGGCCAGGACGGCGAGGCCCGCCGGCAGCGGCTGGCGGCCTGCCATCTCTACCTGGTCACCAGCCCCGTGCCCGATCTGGAGGGCGTGGTGGCCGGGGCTCTGGCGGGCGGGGTGCGGCTGGTGCAGTACCGCGCCAAGCCGGAGAGCGTGGGACCCGACGGTGCCCCCCTCCCCGACCAGCAGCGGCTGCAGCAGGCCCGGGCCCTGCGCGCGCTCTGCGGCGAGGCCGGCGCCCTGTTCATCGTCAACGACCGCATCGACCTGGCCCTGGCGGTGGATGCCGACGGCGTTCATCTCGGCCAGGGTGATCTGCCACCCGCCCTGGCCCGGCGGCTGCTCGGCCCGGATCGCCTGATCGGCCGCAGCACCCACGCCCTGCCGCAGCTGCGGCAGGCGATCCAGGACGGCTGTGACTACGTGGGGGTGGGGCCGGTGCAGGCCACCCCCACCAAGCCCGGCCGCCAGCCGGTGGGACTGGCCTACGTGAGCCAGGCGGCCCAGGCCTGTCCCCTTCCCTTTTTCGCCATCGGGGGGATCACGGCGGAGGGCATCGCGGCCGTGCGCCAGGCCGGGGCCGAGCGGGTGGCCGTGGTGCGGGCGATCACCGAGGCGGATGACCCGGCGGCCGCCAGCAGGGAGCTGCTCTCGGCCCTCGGCTGCAGCAGCTGA
- a CDS encoding NAD(+) kinase yields the protein MPCVGLIVNDGKDLAVSTADAIQCRLEAHGRAVVRVSSSGGMVGFANPDQHLRAKGYAACVPSTFTEELELAIVLGGDGTVLSAARQTAPIGVPILTINTGHLGFLAEAYLHQLDQALEQVIRGEWSVEERTLLVVSVLRSEQRRWEVLCLNEMALHREPLTSMCHFEIAIGRHAPVDIAADGVILSTPTGSTAYALSAGGPVITPDCPVLQLTPIAPHSLASRALVFSDREPVTVFPATPERLMMVVDGSAGCYIWPEDRVLIRRSDHPVRFVRLNDHEFFQVLRNKLGWGLPHVAKPGNGAMP from the coding sequence GTGCCCTGTGTCGGACTGATCGTGAACGACGGCAAGGATCTGGCCGTCTCCACCGCCGACGCCATCCAGTGCCGCCTCGAGGCCCATGGCCGCGCCGTGGTGCGGGTGAGCAGCTCCGGCGGCATGGTGGGCTTCGCCAACCCCGACCAGCACCTGCGGGCCAAGGGCTACGCCGCCTGCGTGCCCAGCACCTTCACCGAGGAGCTGGAGCTGGCGATCGTGCTCGGCGGCGACGGCACCGTGCTCTCCGCCGCCCGCCAGACCGCACCGATCGGCGTGCCGATCCTCACGATCAACACCGGTCACCTGGGCTTTCTGGCCGAGGCCTACCTGCACCAGCTGGATCAGGCCCTCGAGCAGGTGATCCGCGGGGAGTGGAGCGTGGAGGAGCGCACCCTGCTGGTGGTGAGCGTGCTGCGCAGCGAGCAGCGGCGCTGGGAGGTGCTCTGTCTCAACGAGATGGCCCTGCACCGCGAGCCGCTCACCTCGATGTGCCACTTCGAGATCGCCATCGGCCGCCATGCCCCGGTGGACATCGCCGCCGACGGCGTGATCCTCTCCACCCCCACCGGCTCCACTGCCTATGCCCTCAGCGCCGGCGGACCGGTGATCACGCCCGACTGCCCGGTGCTGCAGCTCACGCCGATCGCCCCCCACTCCCTGGCCTCGCGCGCCCTGGTGTTCAGCGACCGCGAACCGGTGACCGTGTTCCCCGCCACGCCGGAGCGGCTGATGATGGTGGTGGACGGCAGCGCCGGCTGTTACATCTGGCCGGAAGACCGGGTGCTGATCCGCCGCAGCGACCACCCGGTGCGGTTCGTGCGGCTCAACGACCACGAATTCTTCCAGGTGCTGCGCAACAAACTGGGCTGGGGCCTGCCCCATGTGGCCAAGCCCGGCAACGGAGCGATGCCATGA